In the Pseudolabrys taiwanensis genome, one interval contains:
- a CDS encoding diguanylate cyclase domain-containing protein: MSDPDETARGGLLAKQLIDAIPSPIAYKDIQGRYLGVNKAFEAYCGVSRDALLGKTVYDIWPKDLADGYRAADLEALQHPGAHIHPGELVYGDGSRRQVMFHRTAFSRDDGRIAGVIAIAWDVTDRLRAERDLQDELRFAEQMLDTIPSPIFFKDKNGEYRGCNRAFEEFCGLKRGDIIGKTAFDIFPRALAETYQVADKALLEKGGVQVHDAVIPAADGTNHDVIFHRAVFRKEDGGINGIIGVFWDVTEPKRAEQALRRSEERFRRIVENAPFGVRLTDQKGTIYFTNRRFAEMVHYPLDQIATLQQWRLLAYPDPAYRAEIKAVEEKELEHMLATGQTSSPVREVRVTCGDGLVRDMEVVATLDDNLVYWVFNDVTARNRAEQALREVLQAEALHDPLTALFNRRYLDQEIERDFARAARAHKPVAVVMADIDRFKSVNDAYGHDCGDRLLQTIARVLSSHIRQGDTASRYGGDEFTLVLPETTIDVARQRIQHMCDMIRDLSLSCDGKPVGAVTMSFGIAAYPRHGDTPEAVIKAADAALQDAKRAGRGRVALARTPTPDSGEKT; encoded by the coding sequence ATGAGCGACCCGGACGAAACCGCACGCGGCGGTTTGCTGGCCAAGCAACTGATCGACGCCATACCGAGCCCCATTGCCTACAAGGACATCCAGGGGCGCTATCTCGGCGTCAATAAAGCGTTCGAAGCCTATTGCGGCGTCAGCCGCGACGCCCTGCTCGGCAAGACCGTCTATGACATCTGGCCCAAGGATCTCGCCGACGGCTACCGGGCGGCCGATCTCGAAGCACTGCAACATCCTGGCGCGCATATCCATCCGGGCGAGCTGGTCTATGGTGACGGAAGCCGCCGCCAAGTCATGTTTCATCGCACGGCGTTTTCGCGCGATGATGGCAGGATCGCCGGTGTCATCGCCATTGCCTGGGACGTCACCGATCGTCTCCGCGCCGAGCGCGACTTGCAGGACGAGTTGCGCTTTGCCGAGCAAATGCTCGACACCATTCCGAGCCCGATCTTCTTCAAGGACAAGAATGGCGAATACCGAGGATGCAATCGCGCGTTCGAGGAATTCTGCGGCCTGAAACGCGGCGATATCATCGGCAAGACGGCATTCGACATTTTCCCTCGCGCGCTGGCCGAGACTTACCAAGTGGCGGATAAAGCACTGCTGGAAAAAGGCGGCGTCCAGGTGCACGACGCCGTCATCCCTGCGGCCGACGGCACGAACCACGATGTGATCTTCCATCGCGCCGTCTTCAGGAAGGAAGACGGCGGCATCAACGGCATCATCGGCGTGTTCTGGGACGTGACCGAACCGAAACGCGCGGAGCAGGCGCTGCGCCGCAGCGAGGAGCGCTTCCGGCGTATCGTCGAAAACGCGCCGTTCGGCGTGCGTCTGACCGATCAGAAAGGAACGATCTATTTCACCAACCGCCGGTTCGCGGAGATGGTCCACTATCCTCTGGATCAGATCGCGACCCTGCAGCAGTGGCGCCTGCTGGCATATCCCGACCCGGCCTATCGCGCGGAGATTAAAGCGGTGGAGGAGAAGGAACTCGAGCACATGCTGGCCACCGGGCAGACATCGTCGCCGGTTCGCGAGGTCCGCGTCACCTGCGGCGACGGCTTGGTGCGCGATATGGAGGTCGTCGCGACGCTCGACGACAACCTCGTGTATTGGGTGTTCAACGACGTCACGGCACGCAACCGGGCCGAACAGGCGCTGCGCGAGGTGCTGCAGGCCGAGGCGTTGCACGACCCGCTGACCGCATTGTTCAACCGCCGCTATCTCGACCAGGAAATCGAGCGCGATTTCGCGCGCGCCGCGCGCGCGCACAAGCCGGTGGCCGTGGTGATGGCCGACATCGACCGCTTCAAGTCCGTCAACGATGCCTATGGGCACGATTGCGGCGACCGGCTGTTGCAAACCATCGCACGCGTCTTGAGTTCACACATCCGCCAGGGCGACACAGCCTCCCGCTACGGCGGCGACGAATTCACCCTGGTGCTGCCGGAGACGACTATCGACGTTGCGCGCCAACGGATCCAGCACATGTGCGACATGATTCGCGACCTGTCGTTGTCCTGCGATGGCAAACCGGTCGGCGCGGTCACCATGTCGTTCGGTATTGCGGCTTATCCGCGGCACGGCGACACGCCGGAAGCGGTCATCAAGGCCGCCGACGCCGCCTTGCAAGACGCCAAGAGAGCAGGCCGGGGCCGTGTGGCGCTGGCGCGCACGCCCACCCCCGACTCAGGCGAGAAAACCTGA
- a CDS encoding IclR family transcriptional regulator yields the protein MSKAEKKAGASGGIQSLEAALQMLQAMANRRGPVSLSELARDCRMPPSKVHRYLTSFQHYGLVAQAGRSGKYDLGPGAVTLGLSALARYDFVNRASEALPDLAAESGLTALLSVWGDQGPTVIRWQRAASPTITSMGLGTTFPLLNSATGRAFLAWAPPAPLKAMRDNELRRARQKPAISPDLMPTSEGLDKLIGDIRTRGFASVDGKFIPGLEAIAAPILDWQGEAQAVVTLIGTDPAIIEPGSDAVKQLVTFCQEQSLAAIKPDTA from the coding sequence ATGTCGAAGGCTGAAAAGAAAGCGGGCGCGTCGGGCGGCATTCAATCTCTCGAAGCCGCTTTGCAGATGCTCCAAGCCATGGCCAACCGCCGCGGCCCGGTCTCCCTCTCCGAGTTGGCGCGCGATTGCCGCATGCCGCCCAGCAAAGTGCATCGTTACCTGACGTCGTTCCAACACTACGGCCTGGTCGCGCAGGCGGGACGCTCTGGCAAATACGATCTCGGACCCGGCGCGGTGACGCTCGGCCTGTCGGCGCTGGCGCGATACGACTTCGTCAACCGCGCGTCCGAAGCGCTGCCCGATCTCGCGGCCGAGTCCGGCCTCACCGCTTTGCTTTCGGTGTGGGGCGACCAGGGCCCGACGGTGATCCGCTGGCAACGCGCTGCGTCGCCGACCATCACCTCGATGGGCCTCGGCACGACGTTTCCGCTGCTCAACTCGGCGACGGGGCGCGCGTTTCTCGCTTGGGCGCCGCCGGCGCCATTGAAAGCCATGCGCGACAATGAATTGCGCCGCGCGCGTCAGAAGCCGGCCATCAGTCCCGACCTCATGCCGACGAGCGAAGGGCTGGACAAGCTCATCGGCGATATCCGCACCCGCGGCTTCGCCTCGGTCGATGGCAAATTTATTCCCGGCCTGGAAGCGATCGCCGCACCCATCCTCGACTGGCAGGGCGAAGCGCAAGCGGTCGTCACGCTTATCGGCACCGATCCCGCCATCATCGAACCTGGATCGGATGCGGTGAAGCAGCTCGTCACCTTCTGCCAGGAACAATCCCTGGCCGCGATCAAGCCGGACACGGCGTAG
- a CDS encoding efflux RND transporter permease subunit, with amino-acid sequence MLDALLAFSIRQRWLVLAVTLAVAAFGAYSFTRLPIDAVPDITNVQIQINTSAPGYSPLEVEQRITFPVETGMGGLPRLQYTRSLSRYGLSQVTVVFEDGTDIYAARQLVNERIQEVRDRLPPGTSTSMGPISTGLGEIFMYAVEAKPGATNKNGQPYSATDLRTIQDWIIKPQLRTVPGVVEVNTIGGFERQIHVLPDPAKMMAYKLSFRDIMQALAANNENVGSGYIERNGEQYLVRTPGQVAGLDEIREIVIGSRQGVPIRISDVADVRDGQELRTGAATLNSKESVVGTTMLLIGENSRSVAQRVSDKLASIAPSLPDGVVARALYDRTALVEATVATVEKNLVEGALLVIAILFLLLGNIRAAIVTACVIPLSMLVAIIGMVESRVSANLMSLGAIDFGIIIDGAVIIVENCLRVLATEQHRKGRLLSVAERFQAILHASREVVRPSLFGTMIIAVVYLPVLTLTGVEGKMFTPMALTVLMALAGAALLSVTFVPAAVALFVTGRVSEHENWFMRGARRVYTPALNLSIRLRGIVAMGAAALVLITGLLASRMGGEFIPSLDEGDVAMHAMRIPGTSLTQAIDMQQAVEKALREFPEVKDVFSKIGTAEVATDPMPPNVADTFIMLKPRAEWPNPNRTKAELIEAIEHRVSDVPGNNYEFTQPIQMRFNELISGVRSDVGIKIFGDDLDTLLRVAGQVQQAIQSIPGAADVKTEQVTGLPVMTIKLDRQALSRYGLSVADVQSTIEVAIGGKRAGQIFEGDRRFDLIVRLPEQLRVDFDAIRSLPVALPPAEGQAAALKANLSGSPITQFRYVPLSALASIDVAPGPNQISRENGKRRIVVSANVRDRDLGSFVTEAQSAVATKIKLPEGYWIGWGGQFEQLVSATKRLTIVVPIALVLIFALLFMSLGSAADAALVFSGVPLALTGGVLALLLRGIPLSISAGIGFIALSGVAVLNGLVVIAFIQNLRDNGTPLIESVRTAALTRLRPVLMTALVASLGFVPMAIATGAGAEVQRPLATVVIGGIVSSTILTLLVLPALYVLFRRESPDVQPAAADAPAGAAR; translated from the coding sequence ATGCTCGACGCCCTGCTCGCTTTCTCCATCCGTCAGCGCTGGCTTGTCCTCGCCGTAACCCTCGCGGTCGCGGCGTTCGGTGCCTATAGCTTCACGCGTCTGCCGATCGACGCGGTGCCCGACATCACCAACGTCCAAATCCAGATCAACACCAGCGCGCCCGGCTATTCGCCGCTCGAAGTCGAGCAGCGCATCACCTTCCCGGTCGAAACCGGCATGGGCGGCCTGCCGCGGCTTCAATATACGCGCTCCCTCTCCCGCTACGGCCTGAGCCAGGTCACCGTCGTCTTCGAGGATGGCACCGACATCTACGCCGCGCGTCAGTTGGTCAATGAGCGCATCCAGGAGGTGCGCGATCGGTTGCCGCCGGGCACGTCGACGTCGATGGGTCCAATCTCGACCGGCCTCGGCGAGATCTTCATGTATGCGGTCGAGGCCAAGCCCGGCGCGACCAACAAGAACGGACAGCCCTACAGCGCGACCGACCTCAGGACCATCCAGGACTGGATCATCAAGCCGCAACTGCGCACCGTACCGGGCGTCGTCGAGGTCAACACCATCGGCGGTTTCGAGCGGCAAATCCACGTGCTGCCCGATCCGGCCAAGATGATGGCTTACAAGCTGTCGTTCCGCGACATTATGCAGGCGCTGGCCGCCAACAACGAGAACGTCGGCTCCGGCTATATCGAGCGCAACGGCGAGCAGTATCTGGTGCGCACGCCGGGCCAGGTCGCCGGTCTCGACGAGATCCGCGAGATCGTCATCGGCTCGCGTCAGGGCGTGCCGATCCGCATCAGCGATGTTGCCGACGTGCGCGACGGACAGGAGCTGCGCACCGGCGCCGCCACGCTGAATTCCAAGGAGTCCGTGGTCGGCACGACGATGCTGCTGATCGGCGAAAACAGCCGCAGCGTGGCGCAGCGCGTTTCGGACAAGCTGGCGTCCATCGCCCCGTCGCTGCCGGACGGCGTCGTCGCGCGCGCGCTCTACGACCGCACCGCGCTCGTGGAAGCAACCGTCGCCACGGTCGAGAAGAACCTGGTCGAGGGCGCCTTGCTCGTCATCGCCATCCTGTTCCTTCTGCTCGGCAATATCCGGGCGGCGATCGTGACCGCCTGCGTCATTCCGCTATCGATGCTCGTGGCCATCATCGGCATGGTGGAGAGCCGAGTCAGCGCCAATCTGATGAGCCTCGGCGCCATCGACTTCGGCATCATCATCGACGGTGCCGTCATCATCGTCGAAAACTGCCTGCGCGTCCTCGCCACCGAACAACACCGCAAAGGGCGTCTGCTCTCGGTCGCCGAACGTTTCCAAGCGATCCTTCACGCTTCCCGCGAGGTGGTCCGCCCGAGCCTGTTCGGGACCATGATCATCGCCGTCGTCTATCTGCCGGTGCTCACCTTGACCGGCGTCGAGGGCAAGATGTTCACGCCGATGGCGCTCACCGTGCTGATGGCGCTGGCCGGCGCGGCGCTTCTGTCGGTCACTTTCGTTCCGGCCGCCGTCGCCTTGTTCGTGACCGGTCGCGTCAGCGAGCACGAAAACTGGTTCATGCGCGGCGCCCGGCGCGTCTACACGCCGGCGCTGAACCTCTCCATCCGACTGCGCGGCATCGTCGCGATGGGCGCCGCCGCGCTCGTGCTCATCACCGGGCTGCTCGCCTCACGCATGGGCGGCGAGTTCATCCCGAGTCTCGATGAAGGCGACGTTGCCATGCATGCGATGCGCATTCCCGGAACGAGCCTGACGCAGGCGATCGACATGCAGCAGGCGGTCGAAAAGGCGCTGCGCGAATTCCCGGAGGTGAAAGACGTCTTCTCCAAGATCGGCACGGCCGAGGTCGCCACCGATCCGATGCCGCCCAACGTCGCCGACACCTTCATCATGCTCAAGCCGCGTGCGGAGTGGCCCAATCCCAACCGCACCAAAGCCGAGCTCATCGAGGCCATCGAGCACCGCGTCTCCGACGTGCCCGGCAACAATTACGAGTTCACCCAGCCGATCCAGATGCGCTTCAACGAGTTGATCTCCGGCGTGCGCTCCGACGTCGGCATCAAGATCTTCGGCGACGATCTCGACACCTTGCTGCGCGTCGCCGGCCAGGTGCAGCAGGCAATTCAAAGCATCCCGGGCGCCGCCGACGTGAAGACCGAACAGGTCACCGGCCTGCCGGTGATGACGATCAAACTCGACCGTCAGGCGCTGTCGCGCTACGGGCTGAGTGTCGCCGACGTGCAATCGACCATCGAGGTCGCCATCGGCGGCAAGCGCGCCGGCCAGATTTTCGAGGGCGACCGCCGCTTCGATCTGATCGTGCGCCTGCCCGAGCAACTGCGCGTCGACTTCGACGCCATCCGCTCGCTGCCGGTCGCATTGCCGCCAGCCGAGGGACAAGCGGCCGCGCTAAAGGCCAATCTGAGCGGTTCGCCGATCACGCAGTTCCGCTACGTGCCGCTGTCGGCGCTGGCGAGCATCGATGTCGCGCCCGGACCCAACCAGATCAGCCGAGAAAACGGCAAAAGGCGCATCGTCGTGTCCGCGAATGTGCGCGACCGCGATCTCGGCTCCTTCGTCACCGAGGCGCAGAGTGCCGTCGCCACGAAGATCAAGCTGCCGGAGGGCTATTGGATCGGCTGGGGCGGCCAGTTCGAGCAGCTGGTCTCGGCCACCAAGCGGCTGACCATCGTCGTGCCGATCGCCTTGGTGTTGATCTTCGCGTTGCTGTTCATGAGTCTCGGCTCGGCGGCGGATGCCGCGCTGGTGTTCAGCGGCGTGCCGCTGGCGCTGACCGGCGGCGTGCTGGCGCTGCTCCTGCGCGGCATTCCATTGTCGATCAGCGCCGGCATCGGCTTCATCGCATTGTCCGGCGTCGCCGTGCTGAACGGCCTGGTCGTCATCGCCTTCATCCAGAACCTGCGCGACAACGGCACACCGCTCATCGAGTCGGTGCGCACGGCCGCCCTCACCCGCCTGCGTCCCGTGCTGATGACGGCGCTTGTCGCCTCGCTCGGTTTCGTGCCGATGGCCATCGCCACCGGTGCCGGCGCCGAAGTTCAGCGTCCGCTCGCCACAGTCGTGATCGGCGGCATCGTGTCGTCGACGATATTGACGTTGTTGGTGTTGCCGGCGCTGTACGTATTGTTCCGCCGCGAAAGCCCGGATGTGCAACCGGCCGCCGCGGACGCGCCGGCGGGAGCGGCCCGATGA
- a CDS encoding benzoate-CoA ligase family protein produces the protein MASVSSVEILGGGPAGLYTAILLRRLMPQVRLRVTEQNPQGATFGFGVVFSDQALEFLKADDPETHDLVTPHMERWRNMTLNLPQGQVTLDGIGFTAIGRLELIEILRKRAQALGVEIRFNHAIASLDELDANLIVGADGLNSLVRRSMEAQFEPTMEYFDNHFAWFGTERPFDTLTQTFVRTEKGAFNAHHYRFEPNRSTFIVECDDPTFQRYGFDKLNEQESAAACQEIFANVLEGARLITNKSHWRQFPRLWCKKWVAGKYALLGDAVHTAHFSIGSGTRLAMEDAIALVRALASHKDRDEALAAYQAQRAPIAKRIVDAANSSATWYETFAKKMDLAPLDFAFDYLTRSGRMDVARLREIAPGFMARYEAERAAGGAALSDPVADDSPGAVEIGFDRTAHANCSAILWDNIERNPDKLAVIGPVGSLTYAELAAEAARWGNAFIAAGLKRGDRIPFFLDDTPVYPAAFFGAVRAGFVPVLLNIQTKPDVLNFFLNDTEARIALCEASLADSFGAETLKGTALEKIVIVNGAATGAKCVAASDFLSGRSRQLACADTGPNDMAFWMYSSGSTGRPKGIVHLHHDMAYTQASFGHHTLKLRPDDICFSVPKIYFAYGFGNAFTFPFSVGATTVLMPGQPRPEAVLDTIERYKPTVLFGLPTLYTALTRVDGVKRRDLSSLRQSMSAAEVLSEDVYNAWKSLAGHGPTEGLGSTEMLHVYVSNTHDDHRIGAAGAWVPGYEIRLETPDGKPAAPGEEGVMLVRGHSSAPRYWNRPDKTRETMRGDWLYTGDRFVEKDGYYYFQGRADDLIKVSGQWVWPLEVERCLNEHADVHECAVLAHELPDRRMTLRAVVHLREGRTGDEAQSEILRAHVRSMLTPFKYPRIIEYVAELPKTGTGKIDRQALRK, from the coding sequence ATGGCAAGCGTCTCCAGCGTCGAGATCTTGGGTGGCGGGCCGGCGGGGCTCTACACTGCGATCCTTTTGCGCCGCCTGATGCCGCAGGTGCGGCTGCGCGTGACCGAACAGAATCCGCAAGGCGCGACGTTCGGCTTCGGCGTGGTCTTCTCCGATCAGGCGCTCGAATTCCTCAAGGCCGACGATCCAGAGACGCACGATCTCGTCACGCCGCACATGGAGCGGTGGCGCAACATGACGCTCAACCTGCCGCAAGGGCAGGTGACGCTGGACGGCATCGGCTTCACCGCCATCGGCCGGCTCGAGCTGATCGAGATCCTGCGCAAGCGCGCACAAGCGCTCGGCGTCGAGATTCGTTTCAATCATGCGATCGCCTCGCTCGATGAATTGGACGCCAATCTCATCGTCGGCGCCGACGGTTTGAACTCGCTGGTGCGCCGTTCGATGGAGGCGCAGTTCGAGCCGACCATGGAGTATTTCGACAACCATTTCGCCTGGTTCGGCACCGAGCGACCGTTCGATACGCTGACGCAAACCTTCGTGCGGACCGAGAAGGGCGCGTTCAACGCGCATCATTATCGGTTCGAGCCGAACCGCAGCACCTTCATCGTCGAGTGCGACGATCCGACATTCCAGCGGTACGGCTTCGACAAACTCAACGAGCAGGAAAGCGCGGCGGCCTGTCAGGAGATTTTTGCCAATGTGCTGGAAGGCGCGCGGCTGATCACCAACAAGTCGCACTGGCGGCAGTTTCCGCGGCTCTGGTGCAAGAAGTGGGTCGCCGGCAAATACGCGCTGCTCGGAGACGCCGTGCACACCGCGCACTTCTCCATCGGCTCCGGCACGCGTCTCGCCATGGAAGACGCGATCGCGCTGGTGCGCGCTTTGGCCTCGCACAAGGATCGCGATGAAGCCTTGGCGGCCTATCAGGCGCAGCGCGCGCCGATCGCCAAGCGGATCGTCGACGCGGCGAATTCGTCGGCGACCTGGTACGAGACCTTTGCCAAGAAGATGGACCTCGCGCCGCTCGACTTCGCGTTCGACTATCTCACGCGATCGGGCCGCATGGACGTCGCGCGGTTGCGCGAGATCGCTCCCGGTTTCATGGCGCGCTACGAGGCCGAGCGCGCGGCGGGTGGCGCGGCGCTGAGCGATCCGGTTGCCGACGACAGTCCGGGTGCTGTGGAGATCGGTTTCGACAGGACGGCGCACGCCAACTGCTCGGCCATCCTGTGGGACAACATCGAGCGTAACCCGGACAAGCTTGCCGTGATCGGTCCGGTCGGCAGCCTGACCTATGCCGAGCTTGCCGCCGAGGCGGCGCGGTGGGGCAATGCCTTCATTGCCGCGGGTCTCAAGCGCGGCGACCGCATTCCCTTCTTCCTCGACGATACGCCGGTTTATCCCGCGGCCTTTTTCGGCGCGGTGCGGGCCGGCTTCGTGCCGGTGCTGTTGAACATCCAAACCAAGCCGGATGTTCTCAACTTCTTCTTGAACGATACCGAGGCGCGCATCGCATTGTGCGAAGCGTCGCTTGCCGACAGCTTCGGGGCGGAGACACTCAAGGGTACGGCGCTGGAAAAGATCGTCATCGTCAACGGCGCGGCCACGGGCGCCAAATGCGTCGCGGCGAGCGACTTCCTGTCCGGCCGGTCACGGCAGCTTGCTTGCGCCGACACCGGTCCGAACGACATGGCGTTCTGGATGTACTCGTCCGGTTCGACCGGGCGGCCGAAGGGCATCGTCCATCTTCATCACGACATGGCCTATACGCAGGCTTCGTTCGGCCACCACACGCTCAAGCTCAGGCCAGACGACATCTGCTTCTCGGTGCCGAAGATTTACTTCGCGTACGGATTCGGCAATGCGTTCACGTTTCCGTTCTCCGTCGGCGCGACGACCGTGCTCATGCCGGGGCAGCCGCGGCCCGAAGCGGTGCTCGACACGATCGAACGATACAAGCCCACCGTTCTGTTCGGGCTGCCGACGCTCTATACGGCGCTCACGCGGGTCGACGGCGTCAAACGCCGCGATCTGTCGTCGTTGCGGCAATCGATGTCCGCCGCCGAAGTTCTGTCGGAAGATGTCTACAACGCCTGGAAGAGCCTGGCCGGGCACGGTCCGACGGAAGGGCTCGGCTCGACGGAGATGCTGCACGTCTATGTGTCCAACACGCATGACGACCATCGCATCGGCGCGGCCGGGGCGTGGGTGCCGGGCTATGAGATCCGGCTCGAGACGCCCGACGGCAAGCCCGCGGCGCCCGGCGAGGAGGGGGTGATGCTCGTGCGCGGTCATTCCTCGGCGCCGCGTTACTGGAATCGTCCCGACAAGACGCGCGAGACGATGCGCGGCGATTGGCTGTACACCGGCGACCGCTTCGTCGAGAAAGACGGCTACTACTACTTCCAGGGCCGTGCCGACGATCTGATCAAGGTGTCGGGCCAATGGGTGTGGCCGCTCGAAGTGGAGCGATGCCTTAACGAGCACGCGGACGTGCACGAATGCGCGGTCCTGGCGCACGAGTTGCCCGATCGCCGCATGACCTTGCGTGCGGTGGTGCATTTGAGGGAAGGCCGCACCGGCGACGAGGCGCAAAGCGAGATATTGCGCGCACATGTGCGGTCGATGCTGACGCCGTTCAAATACCCGCGCATCATCGAATATGTGGCGGAACTGCCCAAGACGGGCACGGGCAAGATCGACCGGCAGGCGCTGCGCAAGTGA